A genomic segment from bacterium encodes:
- a CDS encoding energy transducer TonB, producing the protein MGDSIQNSGMMGRILLSPTLRRAFPLSLLLHVLAVAIVLIGIKYWPVAPVRSVPVGMVLDVTEPMRPQVTAEELPGLGQVLAEIPPESRIVPSPAVPETLAPMIPEPAIKAPDQVSLWVPVMPEVSPVAGGSQIMQPPAVHTSGPAAGMGVQSQSVSGEGQIKGGRPIALSEIVPRYPYGARMRGEAGRVTVHVRVSDKGVVESVEVVNGSGHPALDDSAVTATKKARFKPAEQDGKLVPSDMNLQFEFRLEER; encoded by the coding sequence ATGGGGGACAGCATTCAGAATTCAGGAATGATGGGAAGAATCCTGTTGAGCCCGACCTTGCGTCGGGCTTTCCCCCTTTCTCTGCTTTTGCATGTATTGGCTGTGGCGATAGTTTTGATCGGCATCAAGTATTGGCCGGTGGCTCCAGTCAGGTCGGTTCCAGTCGGGATGGTATTGGATGTCACCGAGCCAATGCGACCACAGGTGACTGCCGAAGAGCTGCCTGGGTTGGGCCAGGTGCTGGCGGAGATACCGCCAGAATCACGGATTGTGCCTTCCCCTGCAGTGCCTGAAACCCTTGCGCCCATGATTCCTGAGCCAGCCATCAAAGCTCCTGACCAGGTGTCGTTGTGGGTGCCGGTGATGCCTGAGGTGAGCCCAGTTGCCGGGGGCTCGCAGATCATGCAACCACCTGCCGTTCATACGTCTGGCCCGGCGGCGGGCATGGGGGTGCAGTCACAGTCTGTTTCCGGCGAGGGGCAGATTAAAGGTGGGCGGCCTATCGCGCTTTCAGAGATCGTGCCGCGTTATCCCTATGGGGCAAGGATGCGTGGCGAGGCAGGGCGGGTGACAGTACATGTGCGCGTAAGTGACAAAGGGGTGGTGGAATCTGTGGAGGTTGTGAATGGAAGCGGCCATCCGGCATTGGATGACTCGGCCGTCACGGCGACAAAGAAGGCTCGATTCAAGCCTGCTGAGCAGGATGGAAAGCTCGTTCCTTCCGATATGAATCTACAATTTGAATTCCGGCTTGAGGAGCGGTAA
- a CDS encoding Smr/MutS family protein, with translation MSQKKQKEESLKKIALGDRVWVERLKDHGSVVSMSDDGRRAVVELGKVRFNLELSGLAPGREKVNARSRKVEIMRPVRRSSSAVREIDMHGLRVEEMLVRLDHFLNEALLGGVDEIRVIHGHGSGALKNALHKRLKEMGIRHFRLGEPGQTPGGDGVTIVSL, from the coding sequence ATGAGCCAGAAAAAACAAAAAGAAGAGAGCTTGAAAAAAATAGCACTTGGCGACCGGGTCTGGGTCGAACGGTTGAAAGACCATGGCTCCGTGGTGTCTATGAGTGATGATGGGCGTAGAGCGGTCGTCGAGTTGGGTAAAGTACGGTTTAATCTTGAGCTTTCCGGTCTGGCTCCCGGGCGTGAGAAGGTGAATGCGCGTAGTCGGAAAGTTGAAATCATGCGCCCAGTCCGACGCTCATCATCGGCTGTCCGTGAAATTGATATGCATGGACTGCGAGTTGAAGAAATGTTGGTTCGGTTGGATCATTTTTTGAACGAAGCGTTACTGGGCGGGGTGGATGAGATTCGTGTCATTCACGGACATGGTTCCGGGGCCTTGAAAAACGCCCTTCATAAGCGCCTGAAAGAAATGGGAATCCGCCACTTCAGGCTGGGTGAACCTGGGCAGACCCCCGGCGGGGATGGCGTCACGATTGTGTCTTTGTGA
- a CDS encoding GntR family transcriptional regulator, with protein MRQKTERVTLKQRAYEDILKNILAGQFAPGDLLNRRGVGLQLKMSSAPVHEAMIQLERDGFLEALPRQGTRVRSACREDVRGHLVVREALECQAARMICGERVRRNLSSLTPLAAAADSVEQSDSQRAVSEVAFHVALVELSACPALLREYRRVMQIGLFYRINLLMAMPLREPENRHLSLLEELCKDTPEVAANGMRRHVWSGKPDSLKA; from the coding sequence ATGCGGCAAAAAACAGAACGAGTAACACTCAAGCAGCGGGCCTATGAGGACATTCTGAAGAATATCCTTGCTGGCCAGTTTGCGCCTGGAGATCTCCTGAATCGGCGGGGCGTGGGACTGCAATTGAAAATGAGTTCCGCGCCGGTGCATGAAGCCATGATTCAGTTGGAGCGTGACGGTTTTCTGGAGGCCCTGCCGCGACAGGGGACTCGGGTGCGATCCGCCTGCAGGGAGGATGTGCGTGGACATCTGGTCGTCCGTGAGGCGTTGGAGTGTCAGGCGGCTCGCATGATTTGTGGGGAGCGCGTGCGGCGGAATCTTTCGAGTCTGACTCCCTTGGCAGCGGCCGCCGACTCAGTTGAGCAATCAGATTCCCAGCGTGCGGTTAGTGAAGTTGCATTTCATGTGGCCTTGGTCGAGCTTTCCGCGTGTCCGGCGCTTCTTCGCGAGTATCGGCGCGTGATGCAAATTGGGTTATTCTACCGCATCAACCTGTTGATGGCCATGCCGCTGCGTGAGCCTGAGAATCGTCATCTCTCATTACTCGAAGAACTCTGTAAAGATACTCCCGAGGTTGCCGCAAATGGGATGAGGCGGCATGTTTGGTCCGGGAAACCGGATTCACTTAAGGCGTGA
- a CDS encoding sialidase family protein yields the protein MKRNGGDYDFIDVLIRRSTDGGKTFAPAVKLVDHTTYGNGPVNNIRSESVLHRRLVAISPDGVSGWQVRGFDNALQDPVCMASILRHDWAAGDQAGRLLFANPDPINQTPNPCFDRKHLTVKMSLDDGTTWPLTKVLEEGPAGYSDLACLSDGTALCFYECDAVTHMCDTRFLRLARFDKQFLQKG from the coding sequence GTGAAACGGAATGGCGGTGACTACGATTTTATCGATGTGTTGATACGGCGTAGCACCGATGGTGGAAAAACTTTTGCACCCGCTGTGAAGCTGGTCGACCACACAACATATGGCAATGGGCCGGTGAACAATATCCGTAGTGAATCGGTGCTCCATCGCCGCCTCGTTGCGATTAGTCCCGACGGCGTCTCAGGCTGGCAGGTTCGCGGGTTTGACAACGCCTTGCAGGATCCGGTTTGCATGGCTAGTATCCTGCGTCATGATTGGGCCGCAGGTGATCAGGCGGGTCGGCTTCTGTTTGCCAATCCGGATCCCATCAATCAAACCCCTAATCCGTGTTTTGATCGTAAGCACCTGACCGTCAAGATGAGCTTGGATGACGGCACTACGTGGCCACTCACCAAAGTCCTCGAAGAGGGACCTGCCGGCTACAGCGATCTAGCCTGTCTTTCAGACGGTACGGCACTCTGCTTCTACGAGTGTGATGCCGTCACTCATATGTGTGACACCCGATTTTTGCGACTGGCACGGTTTGATAAACAATTCTTACAAAAAGGATAA
- a CDS encoding dihydrodipicolinate synthase family protein gives MKTKGLVAAPPTAFRADSSIDLGVVAPLAEHLRRQGVVGVFVNGTTGEGMSLCTEEREELAAEWRRVLPSGMRLFVHVGHNSVAECKRLSQHAQAIGADAIAVMAPGFFKPAGIDGLVDWCAPIAAAAPELPFYFYHMPSMNGVNVSIADFLPRAADRIPSLAGIKFTFEAMGDYMSALRVAGGRFDVLWGRDEMLLGALAMGAEGGVGSTYNAIAPIYLKLIEAFNRGDWESARDLQAQAIAFIDSLVATGNFFAGLKASLRAQGVPITPAVRLPLASVSEQKLARIKLP, from the coding sequence ATGAAAACAAAGGGTTTGGTTGCGGCGCCGCCTACGGCATTCCGCGCGGATAGTAGTATTGATCTGGGTGTGGTGGCTCCGCTGGCTGAGCACCTCCGGCGGCAGGGGGTTGTTGGGGTATTTGTCAACGGTACCACGGGCGAAGGGATGTCGCTCTGCACCGAAGAGCGGGAGGAACTGGCGGCCGAGTGGCGGCGGGTATTGCCGTCGGGCATGCGGTTATTTGTGCACGTTGGACACAACTCCGTGGCTGAATGCAAACGCTTGTCGCAGCATGCCCAGGCCATTGGTGCCGATGCGATCGCGGTGATGGCTCCTGGTTTCTTTAAACCGGCTGGTATCGACGGGTTGGTCGACTGGTGTGCCCCGATCGCGGCAGCGGCGCCCGAATTGCCGTTCTATTTTTACCACATGCCCTCAATGAATGGGGTGAATGTCAGTATCGCGGACTTTCTTCCGCGCGCGGCGGATCGTATTCCGAGTCTGGCGGGCATCAAATTTACCTTTGAGGCTATGGGCGATTATATGTCCGCCTTGCGTGTGGCAGGTGGACGATTTGACGTGCTTTGGGGGCGTGACGAAATGCTGCTGGGTGCGCTGGCTATGGGCGCCGAGGGCGGGGTGGGTTCAACCTACAATGCGATTGCCCCGATTTACCTTAAATTGATCGAGGCTTTCAATCGCGGTGATTGGGAGTCGGCGCGCGATTTGCAGGCTCAGGCAATTGCCTTTATTGATTCCCTGGTGGCGACGGGTAACTTTTTTGCAGGGCTGAAGGCGTCGCTTCGGGCGCAGGGCGTTCCCATCACACCGGCTGTCCGGTTGCCGCTGGCGTCTGTGTCCGAGCAGAAACTGGCTCGCATCAAGCTGCCTTGA
- a CDS encoding acetylxylan esterase, with the protein MDFATVGQQRVYAWFAKPLEPARHGYATLTIHMHGEPVDLKNSQYLGRSTDNNSLYLNAKHSDGRTGITKDWVEDDKAPRVDSYFDVLNFAAKVSCPVLMCAGLTDTVSSPTSVYAVYQTVRGQKEIMTCPNIGHAWSPAFDRYAWNWLARIMALE; encoded by the coding sequence GTGGATTTCGCCACCGTTGGCCAGCAGCGCGTCTATGCCTGGTTTGCCAAGCCGCTGGAGCCTGCGCGCCACGGTTATGCCACGTTGACGATTCATATGCATGGGGAGCCGGTTGATCTTAAGAATTCCCAATATTTGGGGAGATCTACTGATAATAATAGTTTGTATCTGAATGCAAAGCATTCCGATGGCCGCACGGGGATTACTAAGGACTGGGTAGAAGATGACAAGGCGCCACGGGTAGATAGTTATTTCGACGTTTTGAATTTTGCGGCAAAGGTTTCCTGTCCTGTGTTGATGTGTGCGGGGCTTACGGATACCGTCTCGTCTCCCACCTCGGTGTATGCCGTTTATCAGACCGTCAGAGGACAGAAAGAGATTATGACCTGTCCAAATATCGGACATGCGTGGTCACCTGCGTTTGATCGTTACGCGTGGAACTGGCTTGCGAGAATCATGGCGTTAGAATAA
- a CDS encoding AraC family transcriptional regulator has protein sequence MAGIANYCLKLLFTMNTSRFLSIGRQTRHTQWEMGSHAHPFYEMILIIEGSQYVEIRGQKIKATAGDILFYPKRVPHAEWTAPNDILESAFLAFDWNEPPEEISIKVRDRHGRIRILMEWLTAEIKSHKLLTPALTQSLCDALLVQFKSLWMCADQDFVEGVRRQVRERIHEPVTLDWMAAAAGMSKFHFVRQYRKLTGRTPMEDVRALRVEYARDLLLTTSLPLKVIAGKAGMGDQYHMSHLFKRCMGTSPGKLRFRNRQ, from the coding sequence ATGGCTGGGATTGCTAATTATTGTCTGAAATTGCTATTCACCATGAATACATCACGATTTCTATCGATTGGAAGGCAAACGCGTCATACGCAATGGGAAATGGGCTCACACGCACACCCTTTTTATGAAATGATTCTTATCATAGAAGGGTCACAGTACGTCGAAATTAGGGGACAAAAGATCAAGGCCACGGCTGGCGACATTCTCTTCTATCCTAAACGTGTCCCGCATGCTGAATGGACTGCCCCGAACGATATACTCGAGAGTGCCTTTCTAGCGTTCGACTGGAACGAGCCTCCCGAAGAGATATCCATCAAGGTACGTGATCGACATGGCCGGATTCGCATCCTTATGGAATGGCTGACAGCTGAGATAAAATCGCACAAGCTGCTAACTCCAGCCCTGACTCAGTCACTTTGCGACGCCCTACTGGTGCAATTCAAAAGTTTATGGATGTGTGCTGATCAGGATTTTGTTGAGGGAGTGCGCCGTCAAGTACGCGAAAGAATCCATGAACCGGTCACACTTGATTGGATGGCCGCAGCAGCGGGCATGAGTAAATTCCACTTTGTCCGTCAGTATCGCAAACTGACGGGACGTACGCCCATGGAGGACGTCCGGGCACTTCGTGTGGAATATGCACGAGACCTGTTACTGACAACCTCCCTTCCTCTAAAAGTCATTGCCGGGAAGGCCGGCATGGGGGATCAGTACCATATGTCACACCTCTTCAAACGGTGCATGGGCACGAGTCCCGGAAAATTACGTTTTCGTAATCGACAATAG
- the melA gene encoding alpha-galactosidase: protein MAKIAMIGAGSLVFGKTLISDFLSTPALKGSEYCLMALTHKRLDKMHDFVNRMIKDNSVEARVTATTDRREALKGADYVVVMIQSGGVSEFAQDYEIPMKYGVDQCIGDTMGPGGVFRALRHIPALLDIAKDMQELCPNAILFNYANPMAMCCWALGKVPGLQFVGLCHGVQTTMDLIASYVGAKKEEIDFVAAGINHMAWFLKLEKEGRDLYPLLKSNFEKPGYYVNEKVRAEVMRHFGYFMTESTGHLSEYLPYFRKNKRALDLYCDEPAFGGETGAYYKYCKMLDEKFKTLDPLSIESTLLGPRSAEYCSHIIEAKETGNIFRLNGNIRNDGLITNLPNGCCVEVPIYVDKMGLHPTVVGDLPVQCAALNMTNVLVQGLTVEASFTGDPELVMQAIALDPLTASVLTLAEIRSMVSEMLEAEARYLPQFKDRKLRAVPPIKVPAHVKRQEVPVDPALAIANRFGKLAQV from the coding sequence ATGGCTAAAATAGCAATGATCGGTGCGGGCAGTCTGGTGTTTGGCAAAACGCTCATTTCGGATTTTCTATCTACCCCCGCCTTGAAGGGAAGTGAGTATTGCCTGATGGCTCTGACGCACAAGCGTCTGGACAAAATGCATGACTTCGTCAATCGCATGATCAAGGACAATTCCGTGGAGGCTCGGGTCACGGCCACGACGGACCGACGGGAAGCGCTCAAGGGCGCCGATTATGTGGTGGTCATGATCCAGTCCGGCGGCGTTTCTGAGTTCGCTCAGGACTATGAGATCCCCATGAAATATGGTGTGGACCAGTGCATTGGCGACACCATGGGGCCTGGGGGTGTTTTTCGTGCCCTGCGCCACATCCCGGCCCTGCTTGACATTGCGAAAGACATGCAGGAGCTTTGCCCCAACGCGATTCTTTTCAACTACGCTAACCCGATGGCCATGTGTTGCTGGGCACTTGGAAAGGTGCCGGGGCTCCAGTTCGTTGGACTCTGCCATGGTGTTCAGACCACGATGGATCTGATTGCCAGTTATGTTGGCGCTAAAAAAGAGGAAATTGATTTTGTCGCCGCTGGAATCAATCACATGGCATGGTTTCTCAAGCTCGAAAAGGAGGGGCGCGATCTTTACCCCTTGCTCAAGAGCAACTTTGAAAAGCCGGGGTACTATGTCAACGAGAAGGTGCGTGCCGAAGTGATGCGCCACTTTGGCTATTTCATGACTGAAAGCACGGGCCATCTATCCGAGTATCTTCCCTATTTCCGTAAGAACAAGAGGGCGTTGGATCTCTATTGTGACGAGCCAGCGTTTGGAGGTGAAACGGGTGCCTATTACAAGTACTGCAAGATGCTGGACGAGAAGTTCAAGACCCTCGACCCGCTCTCCATCGAATCGACCCTGCTTGGTCCTCGCAGTGCCGAATACTGCTCGCATATCATTGAAGCCAAAGAGACCGGGAATATCTTCAGGCTGAATGGCAATATCCGCAATGATGGTTTGATCACTAATCTGCCAAATGGGTGTTGCGTCGAAGTTCCGATCTATGTCGATAAAATGGGTCTGCATCCGACGGTTGTCGGGGATTTGCCTGTGCAATGTGCCGCGCTCAACATGACTAACGTTCTGGTGCAGGGGTTGACTGTTGAAGCCAGTTTCACAGGTGATCCGGAATTAGTGATGCAGGCAATTGCGCTGGATCCGCTTACCGCGTCAGTTCTGACCCTTGCGGAAATTCGAAGCATGGTCTCGGAAATGCTGGAGGCTGAGGCGCGCTACCTGCCGCAATTCAAAGATCGTAAACTTCGAGCTGTGCCGCCTATCAAGGTGCCGGCTCATGTCAAACGCCAGGAGGTGCCGGTAGACCCGGCTCTAGCGATTGCAAACCGTTTTGGGAAACTTGCTCAGGTGTAA
- a CDS encoding Gfo/Idh/MocA family oxidoreductase: MSDKKIKIGFVGVGGMGQCAHLKNYAALSELCEVVALAELRPEIARKVAQRYFIPKTYPSHEEMLKSEKLDGIVASQPFTRHGTLIPDLLKSKIPVFTEKPIAGTIEMGEKIVKAVANSGTFHMVGYHKRSDPATMAAKVEIERLKQTGELGKMKYVRLLMPAGDWVAGGFYDLISSHDPAPQMQWDPADASLSKADYDTYISFVNYYIHQVNLMRHMLGESYEVTHVDPTAVLLVGKSKSGIPCTIEMTPYQSSIDWQESALVCFEKGWVKVELPAPLTLNRAGRVTFFRDPGNGVQPQFIEPQMPWVHAMRQQAVNFIRAIKGEIKPMCEASEALEDMRVARQFLTHYKGV; encoded by the coding sequence ATGTCAGATAAGAAAATCAAAATTGGCTTCGTCGGTGTTGGTGGCATGGGGCAATGTGCTCACTTGAAGAATTATGCAGCCCTTTCTGAACTTTGCGAAGTTGTCGCCCTTGCTGAATTGCGCCCGGAGATTGCACGTAAGGTGGCGCAACGTTATTTCATTCCCAAAACCTACCCCTCCCATGAGGAAATGCTGAAGAGCGAGAAACTGGATGGTATTGTCGCCTCACAACCGTTTACACGTCACGGAACGCTGATTCCTGACTTGCTGAAATCTAAGATACCTGTATTTACCGAAAAACCGATTGCCGGTACTATCGAAATGGGCGAGAAGATTGTCAAAGCCGTCGCCAATAGCGGCACCTTTCACATGGTGGGGTACCACAAGCGCAGCGACCCGGCAACCATGGCAGCCAAGGTGGAGATTGAACGACTTAAGCAAACGGGCGAATTGGGTAAAATGAAATATGTCCGTTTATTGATGCCAGCTGGGGACTGGGTGGCAGGGGGCTTCTATGACTTGATCAGCAGTCATGACCCTGCCCCGCAGATGCAATGGGATCCGGCTGATGCGTCACTGAGTAAGGCGGACTATGATACCTATATCAGCTTTGTGAATTATTATATCCATCAGGTAAATCTCATGCGCCATATGCTGGGTGAGAGTTATGAAGTCACTCATGTAGATCCTACGGCGGTGCTGTTGGTAGGCAAAAGCAAGAGCGGGATCCCCTGCACGATTGAAATGACCCCATACCAATCGTCCATTGATTGGCAGGAGTCAGCCCTGGTCTGTTTTGAAAAAGGATGGGTCAAAGTGGAACTGCCAGCGCCGCTGACATTGAACCGCGCTGGACGTGTCACCTTCTTCCGTGATCCCGGGAACGGGGTACAGCCCCAGTTTATTGAGCCGCAAATGCCCTGGGTACATGCCATGCGCCAGCAGGCGGTCAATTTCATCCGCGCCATCAAAGGCGAGATCAAACCCATGTGTGAGGCGTCCGAGGCACTTGAAGATATGCGTGTCGCGCGCCAATTCCTCACGCACTATAAGGGCGTCTAA
- a CDS encoding VCBS repeat-containing protein, producing MPLKWKRVWISDETYESAGVFDVNGDGIPDIVSGAFWYQGPDFRRKHFIGEVKPAGEYFDDFSTIAMDVNGNGRTDFVTGGWWGNNLRWRECPEDPTKPWTEHVIAVTGNVETTRAWDIDGDGVLEIFPNTPPNPEVAYYKLIVDTKGKGTGKFKKVVIHTFEGKGQGHGLGCGDIAGNGRKDIILCNGWLEAPADPEHGRWIWHEDFPSPPWGWAASIPMLVVDLNGDGKNEIITGNAHGYGLWWSEQKISSGKREWIHHPIDPYNAQYHDMQWVDIDGDGQHELVTGKRHRAHCGNEAGEWDDLGIYYFKWNGESFAKQVIDYGSIGEGKGCGIHFALADLRGTGRLDFIAPGKDGLSVYYNEGM from the coding sequence ATGCCACTGAAATGGAAGCGTGTTTGGATCTCTGACGAAACTTACGAATCAGCAGGCGTCTTTGACGTCAATGGTGATGGTATCCCTGACATTGTCTCGGGGGCTTTCTGGTACCAGGGCCCCGATTTCCGCCGCAAGCACTTCATCGGTGAAGTGAAACCGGCTGGCGAATATTTTGATGATTTCTCAACTATTGCCATGGATGTGAACGGTAATGGACGCACCGATTTCGTTACTGGTGGCTGGTGGGGGAATAACCTGCGCTGGCGCGAGTGTCCGGAAGATCCGACGAAACCATGGACGGAGCACGTTATCGCCGTGACCGGCAATGTCGAAACGACCCGTGCCTGGGATATTGACGGTGATGGGGTTCTCGAAATCTTCCCGAACACCCCGCCTAATCCGGAAGTGGCCTACTACAAGCTGATCGTCGATACCAAGGGTAAAGGTACAGGCAAATTTAAGAAAGTGGTCATCCATACCTTTGAAGGCAAGGGGCAGGGGCATGGGTTGGGATGTGGCGATATTGCTGGGAACGGGCGAAAGGACATCATTTTGTGCAATGGTTGGCTGGAGGCGCCTGCCGATCCCGAGCATGGCCGCTGGATTTGGCATGAAGACTTTCCGTCCCCGCCTTGGGGTTGGGCGGCCAGTATTCCAATGCTGGTGGTTGATCTTAATGGTGACGGCAAAAATGAAATCATCACTGGTAACGCTCATGGGTATGGGCTCTGGTGGAGCGAACAGAAGATTTCAAGTGGCAAACGCGAATGGATACACCATCCGATCGATCCCTATAATGCACAATATCACGATATGCAGTGGGTCGACATCGACGGAGATGGCCAGCACGAACTTGTCACCGGCAAACGTCATCGTGCCCATTGCGGGAACGAAGCGGGCGAATGGGATGACCTGGGAATTTACTATTTTAAATGGAATGGCGAATCTTTTGCCAAGCAGGTCATTGATTATGGCTCGATCGGCGAGGGGAAAGGTTGCGGGATCCATTTTGCCCTGGCCGATCTTCGTGGTACCGGTCGCTTGGATTTTATCGCTCCCGGCAAAGACGGACTTTCCGTCTACTACAATGAAGGTATGTAA
- a CDS encoding VOC family protein — MIKGLAHVCISASNLAASERFYCQGLSLKKAFDFIRNNQVVGFYLELSRGGYIEIFQRDEIDTKASCPIQHFCLEVDDIDSTGLRLTQNGYEATKKMLGADQSWQMWTTDPSGVRIEFHQYTDRSSQITHENCILK, encoded by the coding sequence ATGATCAAGGGATTGGCTCATGTGTGTATTTCTGCGTCGAACTTGGCGGCATCAGAGCGCTTTTACTGCCAGGGGCTGAGTTTAAAGAAGGCATTCGACTTCATTCGTAACAACCAGGTTGTCGGGTTTTATCTGGAACTGAGCCGGGGCGGCTATATCGAAATTTTCCAGCGGGACGAGATCGATACCAAAGCGAGTTGTCCGATTCAGCATTTCTGTTTGGAAGTGGATGATATCGACTCCACGGGCCTTCGCCTGACCCAAAACGGATATGAGGCAACGAAGAAAATGCTGGGCGCTGATCAAAGCTGGCAGATGTGGACCACAGATCCAAGCGGAGTCAGGATTGAGTTTCATCAATACACCGACCGCAGCTCTCAAATCACCCACGAAAACTGCATTTTGAAGTAA